From the genome of Aliarcobacter lanthieri:
ATAAATGAAATAATTTATAAAGGACTACGAGATAATAGAGTAATAGATGAAATATATTCTTTTGCTATTCAACTTGTAGAAAATGAATCTTATTCAGTAGCTGAAGCAGTTGCAATAGCTATAAAAGAACAAGAATTTAATAGAAAACAAAATAGTTGCCATTAAAGGCTAATTTACCCAAAGGGGTTTAGGACTAGTTCCATTCCCCTCTGGGGATTGGTCTGTCCTTTTTATAAAAGGTTGGTTATGAGTGCAAATAATACAAATAAAGTATCTTTATTAAAAGCAAAATTTGAAAGTAATTTTAGACAAGCTTTAAAAAAAGATACAGAAAATTCTTTGGGTGATCGTTCAAAATATATTGGAGCTTCTGATATATCAGGTTGCCTTAGAAGTGCATATTTGTCTAAAGTTGCAAAAAAAGAAGATGATATTTCTCAACTTCTTACTTTTGAACGAGGACATCAATTTGAGAATATTGTAAGAAAATTCTTGCATGGTGAAACTTTCAAAGAACAAGTGGAGATAAAAAATGCAAAAACTAGCAATGGATTTGCTTTAAAACCTCACTTGGATTTTGTAATCTACGACAAAGAGAGAAAAAAAGCAACTATAGTCGAAGCTAAAAGCACTAAAAATACAATAGAGCTTTATGAATCGTATGTGTTGCAAATTCAAATACAAATGGGACTATTACAAGAGCAATGCGGTGATAAATGGACGGTTAATGGGTTGATTTTTGTTATCTCAACAGAATCTGAATATGGAATATTCCCAGTTGAGCAAAACAAAACCCTTTTTGACATGGCAATGCAAAGAGCAGATGTTTTAGCAGATGCTATCAAAAAAGGTATTGAACCAGAAGCAGAAATACAAGCTTATTGTAGTATGTGTCCGTTTAAAGGTGATTGTAAAGCTGTTTCTAAAGGAGTAGATAAACAATTACCTTTTAATATCAAATCTTCAATTCGGAAATTGAAAACTCTTCAAGGAGCAGAAAAAGAGATTAAAAATATAAAAGAGACAGTTAAGTCGTTTATGGAAACAACAAATACTTTTGTTGCGAAATGTGATGATACAACTGTTTCATTATGTAAAAGTTCAGGAGATCAATATTCAGTAGATGTAAATCTATTAAGAGTTGAGCAACCTGATATTTATGCTAAGTATAGAAAAGAATCGAAAGGTTCTACTTGGCTTAGAATAATTTAACTAAAAAGCCTTATCTATAAAATCTTTCACTCTCCAATCAGAGTCTTTTTTCCAATTTAAAAATGTTAAAAAGAATCCACAAAACAATAAAAATATTGCAGCTTCTTTAGAGCCTTCTAAATTGCTCATAAAAAATATTGCAGCTGGAATGATTGTTAGAATATAGATTATTAGATAGCTTTTTTTCAATACTAAGGTCCTTATTAAATTTAGGGATTATACAAAATGTTGTCTTATGACTTACCCATTAGGGATATTAACTTATACCTATGGGATAGTTATATCTCTTTTAATGTCATTAAAGGAGAATAAAATGACAAAAATTAATTATAAATCACTTCTTATTGGAATTGTACATAGTGTAATTATTCCATTTATACTAGTTTATATAAGCAAAAACCTATTTATTGGTTTAGCTTATTATCTTATTCCAATTACTGCATATGAAACATTTGCTACACAAAAAGAAGGAAGCAAAGCAGTGTTTTACACTATTTCTATTTTCATTTCTTTAGTGTTATTGATAGCAATGGGAGGTATGTAAAATGGATTGGGAATCAAGAGAAAATATTGCAGAACTTTTACAAGAATTGCAAGAAGAGTATTAAATATATAAAGGAGAAAAATAATGTCAATGATAAAGACAGAATCAATCGAAAGATTAAAACAACATATCAATATTGTTGATGTTGTTGATTCTTTTATTGAGTTAAAGAAAAATGGTACAAATTTTAAAGCTTGTTGTCCATTTCATGGAGAAAAAACTCCATCTTTTGTTGTAAGTCCTTCAAAACAAATTTATAGTTGTTTTGGTTGTGGGGTTAAAGGTGATGCAATTAAATTTGTAATGGAATATGAAAGAGTTAGTTATCCAGAAGCTGTTGAAAAAATAGCAGCTATAACTAACTTTCAATTAGATTATGAAGATGAAAACTATGAGCCTAAAAAACCAATAGTTGTTGTAGCTCCTAAAGTAAAAGAGGAGAAAAAAATAAAATATTTTATTCCATCTTTAAAAAGAGATGCGAATTTAAAAGATGGTTTTAAAAATTATGTTTCTTTGCCTTTAAAGTTTAAGATGATGCTTATTTACACATTCATTTATAATTTTTCTTTAGAACAAGATCAAGCTAAAAAGATTGAATATTTTTCAAAAAGAGAAGTGAATTTAAACCACTCATCAATTAATAAACTTGGATTTATTCCAGTTGAAAAATTTGATGAATTAACTCTTAAGTTAATTAAATGGTTTGGAGAGGATGTATTAGTGGATTTGAATATCTTAAATGATGTAGAGCATGAAAAAGCTCCATTAAAATTTAAACTTTGGTATATAAAGCAAGGCGGAGTAATTACATTCCCATCTTTTCATATTTACCAAACAAATCTTGTAACATCTTTTATGTTTAGACCAACTCAACCAGAAAAATGGATGAGTAAATCTCATATGAAAGAGATACAAATGTCAAATAATGACTTGTATTCAAGTGCTCCTTTTGGATTAACTTATGATTTTATTGCAAATAAAAATGCAATTAAATGTTTAGTTGAAGGTGGTCCAGATACTTTATGTAATGAAGAAACTTTCAATGGTAAAGATTTTCTTTTTATTGGAAGCCCAGGAACTAATGGTTTAAAAGAAGAACATTTGAATTTGTTAAAAGGTCAAACTTTAAGGATTATGCTTGACCCTGATAATGCAGGTCGTATGGCAACATATGGCTCAGTAACTATCAGTTGTGAAGAATTTACTAAAAGGTTTGCAAAAGACAAAAAAGGATTACAAGAGATAGAGATTCAAAAAAAATATTTAGATTTGAACAAAATCAAATATTATGAATCTCATAATGATGGATATGCTCAAAAATGCTTAAATGCAGGAGTAATACCTGAATTGTGTTCTTGGAATCCAGAATTTGGAGATATGAATGATGTGAGAAAACTTGCATTAAGTGGAGAAGCTCCATTTAAATCGATGGAAGAATTTTTTAAAAAATTTGTATCTGTTGTTAAAAAATATAAGTTGCCTTAATAGGCTAACCCGCTAGGGATATGAATTTATCCCTATGGGATAGTTCTATTTCTTTCATCAAGGAGATTAAAATGGCAAATACAGAAAATAAAGTAAAAGAATATATCTTAGGAGATATATTTTGTGATACTCCAAATATGGATAATGATTGGGATATTTTTATGAATAACAAAAAAAATGAATATCCTGATGGATTTCAGGTTTGTGAAGCTTATGAACTAGAGAGTGCAAGAGATATTAGAAATTTAATGCAGATGAGATTGGAAGATTTAATTAGATTATCTGAAAATATTATTCCAAAAAATATCTATATTCTTGAAGAAAGAGATACTTGGTATTCAGATAATGATGTAGTTCAACTAGGAGTTTTTGACTCTTTAGATAAAGCTGTTGAAGCTGCTACAAAAGAATATGGAAAGTTAGAAAAAGATAGAAGTGATTGCCATTATAAACCAATTAAAAATCCAAACAATGTAAAGCTTTTTATTAAAGAAGCTACATTAAATGTTTTTGAGGAGTTGTAATATGGAAAAACTTCAAAACTTTATCGAAAATAACTCTCCGTTATTTCTATTTGATTTTTATGGTGCATTGTCTTTAGGACTTGAAGAAGAAAATATTAAACAAGAAATATGGAAGAAAGTTGAAGGAATGACTGAAATGGAAATTTTTGAACATTTCTTTAATTCTAGTACTCTTGAAGATGAACCTGGTTGTACAGATGAGGATATTGAAAGAATTTCTGATTTTGGAGAAGAATATTTTGGAGGAAAACAATGGGAGTAATCACATATGCAAAGCCTCCATCTTTAAAAATTGTTCCAAAAGAACATTTTTGGGTTTCAGGATTAAAAAGAGCATTTGACCTAAGTGCAATTATGCCTTTATATCTTTATGTTTTAAATAATCTTGAAAAAATTGAAAGAGATAAAGATTTGGAAATTACTATCGGTAGTTCTACAATTGTCTATCAAGTAAATAAAAAAGATGATATTCAACTAATTACAGGTTGGGTAGGAAATAGAGGAAGTCAAAATATTTATATGAATATTTAATTGACAAATCGAATTAATATTTTTTAAGTTGCCTTTAAAGGCTAACCAATAAACCCAAAGGGGGTAGGACAAAATCCATTCCCTTTTGGGGATTGGTGTCTGTCCTTTTTATAAAAGAAGGGCTTAAAATGAGTAGAAATAGCTTAATAGATGTAAATAAACATCAAAATAAATTAAGAAAAATTGTAGCTTTGAATGAAGCTGGAGCAATTATCTTTACGGATAAAACTTCAATAGCTTTAAACACAAGTATTAGTAGAAGTGAGTTTATTGAAGACTTTAAGTCTGACATAGATAAAACTGCTACATATTTAATTGATAGCTTAGGAATTATAAACTCAATAAAAAATGGTTTAATTCAAGAACTTGATATACTAGATAATAGTGTAGAGAGTTTTTTTGGAAGCACCTATAAAGATGGAGTAATAACTCTATCTGGAGTTGAGTTTATCCCTGGACTTCAAATGAAAAAAAGTGAACTTATAGATAAAATCTATAATAATCTTTTTGGTGTAAGCAAAAAAGAGTTAAATACTCTATCTAAAACATTAGTTAGATATGAAACAGCTACTTCTGATATAGAAAAAGCTTTATTATATCCATCTACTGTAATGGCTGATAATCTTATTGAAAAAATTGGTTTAATAAACCATAATTTTAATGAATTTAGAAGCAAGATGGATTATTATGAATTATCAGAATTTAACACTTCTTTTTGTAGAAGTGGTATAGATGATGTAATTCAAAACTCTACTTATATTGATACTAAAGGGGTTAGACAACTAGCTAATTCTCATAAAAACAAACTTTCAATTATTTCTGAATTATCTGAACATCTAAAACAATGTACATTTAAGTATGTACAAGCTATTGAAATAGATGCAGATGGAGATCCAAAAAAAGTATTTAATGTAATTTCTCAAATCGAAAGATTAAAGATAAACATTAAAGAAAAATTTGTGTTAAAGTTTAGAAAATTGGGAAATCATAATGCTAAAGGATTATACCTTGGTGGATTAAATATAGTAGCTGAAGATGTGAGAGATAGTAGTGCTTTATTACACGAAATTGCTCACTGCATTCATATTGGTAATCAACAAATAAATAACTCAAAATTTGTAAATTACATGATAAGTAAATTATCTAGTAAGATAGATTTTGAGAATATACCAGATAAATTTAAAATTGAAGCTGCTAGAAAAAATAATTACTATAATGATCCAAAAGAAGTTATAGCAAGAGCTTTAGAAATAGCAGCTTTATTTGCTAATGAAACTTCAAGAATTATCTGGAGTGATGCAGATTTAGATTTAATAAAATCAAGATCTCATTATGAGGAATTTGAAGGGCTTTATTTTAACTTTAACTCTTTTGACAATGAAACAAAAGGTGAGATGTTAAAACTTTGGGAATTATTTTATGAAACTTCTTATTATGAAGTAGTAAACACAGATGTTGATCTGTTTCTAAAAATTGATACTAAATTCAAAAGAGTTGAAAAATCAATCGATGAAATCATCAAAGAGGGAATTAAAATATCTTTAAAAGAGAAAAAAGAGCTTTACTCATTAGTGAAAGCAGATACTATTGATTTAATCATAAAAAACAAACCTTCAACATTAGGAATTCAGAATTTAGCATTAGTGCTTTTTAAAGATATTTTTATGTGGGGTTGTATGAGTAAAAAGACTAGTGTAGAGAACTGGGTAGATGTAATTGAAAACCAATTTGCAAAAATATTCATAAAGCTAAATTCGGTTGTAAAAGCAGAATTAAGTGATATCGAATATTTTGAGTATCTTTCAAACTTTCAAAAAAATGTATTTGATAATGTAGATAACATTATTGGTTGTAATGGATTTAAAAATTTAGACTTTAGAGTTAAATTGAAAAATTCTTTAGTCAAAGAGATAAACTGGACTGAATATAAAAATTTTAGAGACTCTCTTGTTCATTTTGGACCTATTTCTTTAATTGAAAGAGATTTGTTATTAGATATAGAATTTGTAAAAAAATACTATAGTGAATATGATGAATATGCTTTAAAGCTTAGAGAATCTAATCTTTTTTCAGAAGAGATTTGTGTCGAGATATACCAATATCTTTATGACATAGAAAAAACAAGTTTTATTCCAAGTAAAACACTTGAATATATGGTTAAAAAAGAGCGTGTCGAGATGAATTCACATATGATAAATATGCTAGAAAGAGACAAAGATATAAACAAAATAATCACTGATTTAGAAGCAAAAGAGCCAGATAAATTAAAAGAAGTTACTAAAGAGTATGAAAAAAGAAGATCTACTTTGTCTTTTAACGGGACTCTTGGTGATAAAATTGAAGAGATAAAGCATCTCCAAAAACAAGAGTTTGAAGAGTTAATAAAAAACTCAACAATTGAAGATTTTGAACATACAAAAACTGGTGAAAAATTAAAAGTAATGAAAATTAGTGAGAGAATTCCTAATTTCAAAGCTTTTAATGAATATTTAATAAATAATAAAATCGCATATTATTCAAAATATGCACAAGGTTTTATTATCAAAAACATACAAAGAGTTCAAATTGCAAGTGCTATAGCTATGGCTATTTATAGTCCAGAATTACTTGAAACTTTTGCAACAGGTACTCTATTTTAAAAATAAAAAACTAACAAAACTAATCATCTAACAAATTACATATAAATCTTTAATTTGACTGCATTGCAGAGGATAAAGTATTGTCTATTTGAATTGATTGGGTTTTGTTTCTAAAAGGAAAAATTATGGCTCAAAAAATAGAAGAAAAATTGTTAAAAATTGCAAAAGCAATTATTGAATATAGAGATTTTTTCAGTAGTGAAAAAACACATTTCAAAAGAAATTGGAAAGTTGAACTTCAAGAGAATAGTCTAAAAAATACTCAAATTGGAGTTTTAATAAACAACTTTGATATTGAGAAAATCATTGAACAAATAGATGCTAATTCAAGTGAAGAAGAAATATTTTCTTTGCTTAAAAAAGTGTATCAAGCTAAAAACCAATTCAATATTGGTGATAAGGTTGATTTTGTAAATGATTATGGTGTTATTTTTAAAGATCATACAATCACTAACTTCACATTATATGAATTTGGTGGGTATTTATATGATACAGATAAAAATGATACTTCTTGGTGTTGGAAAAAAGAAAAAAATTTACATCTTTCAGGTACCTATGTAGAACCTAATCCTGATCTTGAATTAAACAATGGTTCAATTGCAAAATACAAAGAGATAAGTTGCTGGGGGAATAGAGTCTATCTAATTGATGATTTGTCAATAAATGTTGTGATGGTTGATGGGGAACTTCATACTATGAATGGTGAAGATGAGCCTATTGAACCATTAAAAAATGATTGGCAACCAAAAGAACTTGTTAGATGCATTAATTGCGAATGGCAAGGAGAAGAAGAGGAATTAGATGATTGTGAAGATGATAGGGAACCGATAAAAGGTTGTCCTAATTGTAAAACAGATAGTTATCTTTCTGATGTAAAACAACATTAATGCCATTCAGGAGAAGAAAATGAAAAGTGTAATGAGTTTTCCTGAAAGAGGTACTTATGGAGATAGTAAATGGAGAGGCAATACAAGTGGTTTTGTTATTAAAGAGTTAATTGAACACTTTAATCCAAAACTATTTGTTGATGCTTGTGAAGGTTCTGGAACGAGTAGAGATGTTTGCAAAGAAATGGAAGTAGGTTATGTAGGTCTTGATTTATATAAAGGTCAAGATTTTACAAAAGATTATATCTTAAATCAACTACCACATCCAGCAGATATTTGCTTTACTCACCCTCCTTATCATTCAATGATTAAATATAGTGGAAGTGTTTATGGAAATGAAATAATTCATGGAGATACATCTCATTGTATTACTCCAGAAGAGTTTATCTCAAAATCACAAGTTATGTTACTAAACCAAAGAGAAGCTACAAAAGAGGGTGGTATATATTGCACTCTTATTGGAGATCAAAGAGGTGGAACACTTGGTAGTGGAAAATTTAAAAGCTATCAAGCTGATTTAATTTCTATGATGCCAAAAGATGAACTGTTATCTGTAGCTATTAAACTACAACATAATTGCTTATCTGATAATCGTGTATATAATGGGAACTTTGTACCTATTTTACATGAGTATCTTTTAATTTGGAAGAAAAAAAGTAAATCTCTTTTTGCAGTATCTTTCGATATTGCAAGTGAACTTCAAAGCAGGGTAGCTACTACTTGGAGAAATTGCATAAGAATAGTAATGATGAAGCTTCAAAAAGCTGATTTAAATACTATCTATGAAGAAATAGAAAAAGTTGCTGGACAGTTAATTGCTAAAAACGAAAACTGGAAAGCTAAGATTCGCCAAACGCTTCAAAAACATTATACAAATGTTGAGAGAGGTGTTTGGGCCTTAAATTAATATTTTATAAGGATATTTATATGAGTAAAATTCAAACAAATATCTTTGATTTTATTGAAGATTTAAATCATGATACAAAAAATATTGAAGATGTAGAGCTTGTAAATATTGATTATTCTGATATTCCTAATATTGAAATTGATGAATTACTTTCACAAATACAAGATTTAATTAATAAAAAAGTTTTAGAAAGGACAGATAAATATTTTAGATTATGTCTATCCTTTAAACCATATGTTACTAAATCTGAATTCACTGAAACTTATATGCTTATGGCTCTTGCTTGGAGTGATTCTGCTATTTACAATTATATTTTTGAAAATGGTGGTAATAAACTATCTACTGAAGAATATTTGAATATTTGTGATTCTAACGGTGCTTATACCAAAAGAGCATGGGAAGTATTTAATAAAGATAGAAGTCTTACACCAAAAGATTTAATGAAGAAATTTGATATAAAAGGACATATTCGTCCAATTTCTTATGCAAATGGTAGTAAAGAAGATTGTGAAAGAGCATTAAATATTTTAATTGAATGGAATATTAATCATATAAAATCATTATCGGAGCTTCAAGCTGATAATAAATACAACTTTATAAGAATTCATCGAAGAAAAGGTGAAATTGAAAGCACTCGTTGTATGAATGGTGAGTGTATTGGTGGAATTATGACAAGAGAAGTAGCTTTCTAAGTTGATTTTAGAAGTTAATATAAAAATTAAAGGATAAAAAATGCAAAGATATGAAATTACAATAATTGAAAAAAGAATGCTATCTACTACTGTAGAAGCAAATAATGAAGAAGAAGCAAAAAAACTTTTTTTAGATGACAGAATAAATATGTCTGATTTTAAAGAAGTTGATGGTTCTCAAGAAACTTATCATTATGAAACTTGTAAATTTGATGAACCAAATTGGCAAGATGTGCTAATCAAAAAAGCATATGATTTTGGTTTTATTGAGATATCTCAAGGAGCTGAAGCAATTAAGATTATCGATAAGTATAATAATGAAGATGAACTTTTTGAAGCACTTAATAATAGTGAAGATAAATTATCACAAGCTATTGCAAATGCTACTCAAATATAAGGAGCAATAAATGTGCTGCTTAAAAGATGATAATTTAGAAGAATTTGATGATGATTTTTATGATGAAGAGTTTGAAGAAAAGCCTTCAAAAAGTAAAAAGCCTAAAATTTCAAGTTTTGATACTTTAAAAAAACATTTTGATATTGTTGAAGTAGAAGAACATGAAATTTATGATCTATTTATTTGTAAAAACAAAATTAAAGATAAAGTAAGTTTCATTGAATATGAAGCTTGGCTTTGTACAAAAATAAAAAAAGATAGAAAAGAAGGTTTTGCAGAAGATGTTTTAAAATATATTGATAAATTAATCAATTTTGATAAAACTAATTCTGCTCAATTATCTCTTTTTATTGAAACTGAAATACAAAAAGAAAACAAGAGAATATCAATTAAAGATTTAAGTTTTTGGGATTGTATAAATGATTACTATCTTTTTGACCTTGATG
Proteins encoded in this window:
- a CDS encoding PD-(D/E)XK nuclease family protein, with the protein product MSANNTNKVSLLKAKFESNFRQALKKDTENSLGDRSKYIGASDISGCLRSAYLSKVAKKEDDISQLLTFERGHQFENIVRKFLHGETFKEQVEIKNAKTSNGFALKPHLDFVIYDKERKKATIVEAKSTKNTIELYESYVLQIQIQMGLLQEQCGDKWTVNGLIFVISTESEYGIFPVEQNKTLFDMAMQRADVLADAIKKGIEPEAEIQAYCSMCPFKGDCKAVSKGVDKQLPFNIKSSIRKLKTLQGAEKEIKNIKETVKSFMETTNTFVAKCDDTTVSLCKSSGDQYSVDVNLLRVEQPDIYAKYRKESKGSTWLRII
- a CDS encoding CHC2 zinc finger domain-containing protein: MIKTESIERLKQHINIVDVVDSFIELKKNGTNFKACCPFHGEKTPSFVVSPSKQIYSCFGCGVKGDAIKFVMEYERVSYPEAVEKIAAITNFQLDYEDENYEPKKPIVVVAPKVKEEKKIKYFIPSLKRDANLKDGFKNYVSLPLKFKMMLIYTFIYNFSLEQDQAKKIEYFSKREVNLNHSSINKLGFIPVEKFDELTLKLIKWFGEDVLVDLNILNDVEHEKAPLKFKLWYIKQGGVITFPSFHIYQTNLVTSFMFRPTQPEKWMSKSHMKEIQMSNNDLYSSAPFGLTYDFIANKNAIKCLVEGGPDTLCNEETFNGKDFLFIGSPGTNGLKEEHLNLLKGQTLRIMLDPDNAGRMATYGSVTISCEEFTKRFAKDKKGLQEIEIQKKYLDLNKIKYYESHNDGYAQKCLNAGVIPELCSWNPEFGDMNDVRKLALSGEAPFKSMEEFFKKFVSVVKKYKLP